A window of the Chloroflexus sp. Y-396-1 genome harbors these coding sequences:
- a CDS encoding SH3 domain-containing protein, with protein MKPRILFLLSCWLWLGCLLILAGCIDLAAALPPTPSPFPTIPRLPTVTPITPEPVRTSVIIVLGPSATPPPTVNPLRGRVRVEANVRRGPGTSFQVITVLPANTEVVLEGQRANWYMVRLSDGQSGWMSATVLEVAPDVAALVPVVAP; from the coding sequence ATGAAGCCACGAATACTATTTCTGCTCAGTTGCTGGTTGTGGTTGGGATGTTTACTCATACTTGCGGGTTGTATCGATCTGGCCGCCGCTCTCCCACCCACACCTAGCCCATTTCCTACTATTCCTCGTTTGCCTACTGTCACACCCATCACCCCCGAACCGGTTCGTACATCGGTGATCATTGTGCTAGGGCCATCAGCAACCCCTCCTCCGACGGTTAACCCATTACGCGGTCGGGTTCGGGTGGAAGCGAATGTACGCCGTGGGCCGGGAACATCGTTTCAGGTCATTACTGTGTTGCCGGCGAATACGGAAGTGGTACTGGAAGGGCAACGTGCCAACTGGTATATGGTGCGCCTCAGCGATGGTCAGAGTGGTTGGATGTCGGCAACTGTGCTTGAGGTGGCTCCTGATGTGGCAGCACTCGTGCCGGTAGTTGCACCGTAA